In the genome of Oncorhynchus clarkii lewisi isolate Uvic-CL-2024 chromosome 4, UVic_Ocla_1.0, whole genome shotgun sequence, one region contains:
- the LOC139406960 gene encoding uncharacterized protein, producing MMHVFECFVTWILLAVAVSGLSSKPSSHPDGGLRSECLWNIMRLTLDEALAVGSQLEIAAINGTDIIPLSPTLAAQCGYSMDSDPWGNTKVFVSLLGCYVDNQADETFNLGLRFQMYGDGLSKKVQHDVTETCSYSRWASREILCDRNYMEVSTLMVTPEVPVTMDGQKVQETWQDAIPDAVAPNSIWKMTFHTPDSKVMVLKDAHRAGYGAMTTPTRLVLRSPYNMPETYAEEVAGVPMEVFSVSTYYKQVHRLAIIVAAAACPTGGLVFTDEVITWYVPRRIPPLISSAFKILETHMGIDGQRLDQTMMAIRRYKLSITESHVVIELPVGSPDGYYKSHAPDYSYHITYTVEPMLELLWRAEDTQADTRYKVLFPITTPLMPRPPHVTESKVPEQKVFNVLLGTFLHDVSLLNITFTTGVLTVTECNARGFDFQEHRFANSSKTFSLQVPFSDEVVLKHNPNPLTTVYFLPLVFGLLILPEQIPFPHPAELEASLEDVVLPTTTGFCDQDNFYISVKYGSQGDNFQIMMLHAGSWRELDTELYSLTDNNTHVSIVVPYTAPDTVFEAVQSDSIRARVDLLLLETPNMWQLNDLSLACYFPLTMTECYPNGTVTALAVKVESVRNLNPKYLTLSDQSCKPVFSNDRFAFFSFNLNSCGTTRTFFDNVMVYENEIAMHHSMGKHQSRKGLINPDYRHTVSCYYLVNDTETMAFRTRPRNSDPKADPGVGQLVVQMRLAQEVSYDLFYQTEDYPVVKYLQQPLYFEVELMRSTDPRIALVLENCWATLHDDRTALPSWDLIVDRCENLDDRYIVYHPVVADARVHIPAHVKRFSVKMFTFTTDETVLKEQIFVHCDADLCDTTKPDGICSGQCASPLRNAKPLKPTGSRRGRRAADISQHWISSGPIILSDSSNFV from the exons ATGGTGGTTTGAGGTCTGAGTGCCTTTGGAATATCATGAGGCTAACATTGGACGAAGCTCTGGCTGTGGGGAGCCAGCTAGAAATTGCTGCCATCA ATGGCACTGACATTATACCGTTGTCGCCCACCTTGGCTGCCCAGTGTGGATACAGCATGGACTCTGACCCTTGGGGGAATACAAAAGTATTTGTGTCCTTGTTGGGCTGTTATGTTGACAACCAG GCGGATGAGACATTTAACCTTGGCCTGCGATTCCAAATGTATGGCGATGGCCTGTCAAAGAAGGTCCAGCATGACGTGACCGAGACATGCAGCTACTCCCGCTGGGCGTCCCGGGAAATTCTCTGTGACAGGAACTACATGGAG GTGTCAACCCTCATGGTCACTCCAGAAGTCCCAGTCACCATGGATGGCCAGAAAGTTCAAGAGACCTGGCAGGATGCCATCCCTGAC GCCGTTGCGCCAAACAGCATCTGGAAGATGACATTTCACACCCCTGACTCGAAGGTCATGGTGCTGAAGGATGCTCACCGAGCTGGCTATGGTGCAATGACTACCCCAACAAGACTGGTGTTGCGAAGCCCCTACAACATGCCGGAGACCTACGCTGAAGAA GTGGCAGGAGTTCCCATGGAGGTCTTCAGTGTGTCCACTTACTACAAGCAGGTTCACAGGCTGGCCATCATAGTTGCAGCTGCTGCCTGTCCTACAG GTGGCTTGGTCTTCACTGATGAGGTGATCACCTGGTACGTGCCTCGCCGCATCCCCCCGCTGATCTCTAGCGCCTTCAAGATCCTGGAGACTCACATGGGCATCGATGGCCAGAGGTTGGACCAAACCATGATGGCCATCAGACGCTACAAGCTGTCAATCACAGAGTCTCATGTTGTCATTGAGCTTCCTGTGGGGTCACCTGATGGCTACTACAAG AGTCACGCCCCAGATTATTCATACCACATAACCTACACTGTTGAACCCATGCTTGAGTTGCTGTGGAGGGCAGAAGACACACAGGCTGACACGCGATATAAAGTCCTCTTTCCCATCACTACCCCTCTGATGCCCAGACCTCCACATGTTACTGAAAGTAA agttcctgAGCAGAAGGTGTTCAACGTCCTCTTAGGGACCTTCCTCCATGATGTGTCGCTGCTGAACATTACTTTCACTACTGGGGTGCTGACTGTCACGGAGTGCAATGCCAGAGGCTTTGACTTTCAGGAGCACCGCTTCGCCAACAGCTCAAAGACCTTCTCGCTACAAGTGCCCTTCTCGGATGAAGTTGTCCTGAAACAT AACCCTAATCCCTTGACAACTGTCTACTTCCTCCCTCTGGTCTTCGGTCTGCTCATCCTGCCTGAACAAATCCCATTCCCCCACCCTGCAGAGCTGGAGGCCTCCCTGGAAGATGTTG TTCTTCCCACGACCACTGGATTCTGTGACCAGGACAATTTCTACATTTCTGTCAAATATGGGAGCCAAGGGGATAACTTCCAGATCATGATGCTTCATGCTGGTTCATGGAGGGAGCTAGACACTGAGCTGTATAGTCTCACTGACAACAACACTCACGTCAGTATCGTAGTGCCGTACACCGCTCCTGATACAGTTTTTGAG gcggTGCAGTCTGACTCTATCAGAGCCAGAGTAGACTTGTTGCTCTTGGAGACCCCTAACATGTGGCAACTCAACGACCTCTCGCTTGCCTGCTACTTCCCCTTGACCATGACTG AGTGCTACCCCAATGGCACAGTGACTGCACTGGCAGTGAAGGTGGAATCTGTTCGCAACCTAAACCCCAAATACCTGACCTTGAGTGACCAGTCATGTAAACCGGTCTTCAGCAATGACCGCTTTGCCTTCTTCTCCTTCAACCTCAACTCCTGTGGCACCACCAGAACA TTCTTCGACAATGTCATGGTGTACGAGAATGAAATCGCCATGCACCACAGCATGGGCAAACATCAAAGTAGGAAAGGTCTAATCAATCCAGACTATCG GCACACAGTCTCCTGCTACTACCTGGTCAACGACACTGAGACCATGGCATTCCGTACTAGGCCAAGGAACAGCGACCCCAAGGCTGATCCTGGAGTGGGACAACTAGTGGTCCAAATGAGACTAGCCCAGG AGGTGTCTTATGACTTATTCTACCAAACTGAGGACTACCCAGTGGTGAAGTACTTGCAACAGCCTCTGTATTTTGAAGTGGAGCTGATGCGGTCTACTGACCCTCGGATTGCACTGGTCTTGGAGAACTGCTGGGCAACTCTACATGATGACAGGACCGCTCTACCTAGCTGGGACCTCATTGTGGACCG TTGTGAGAATCTTGATGACCGCTACATAGTCTACCATCCAGTTGTTGCAGACGCCAGGGTTCATATACCCGCTCACGTCAAACGCTTCTCAGTCAAGATGTTCACCTTCACCACGGATGAGACAGTCCTGAAAGAACAA ATCTTTGTTCATTGTGATGCAGACCTCTGCGACACCACCAAACCTGATGGCATCTGCTCTGGCCAGTGTGCAAGCCCCCTTAGGAACGCAAAGCCTCTCAAACCAACTGGCTCAAGAAGAG GTCGCAGAGCTGCAGACATCAGCCAGCATTGGATCTCATCTGGACCTATTATTCTGTCTGACTCATCCAACTTTGTTTAG